The Gadus macrocephalus chromosome 13, ASM3116895v1 genome includes a window with the following:
- the ccdc71 gene encoding uncharacterized protein ccdc71, protein MANLLTRPAVLRPLTFAMEEKQALHSWSRVSSAGQSVVLEALKILGPKLGPSHPGTPAQLGTRRSNSTQDLPSPRPNSQQVLLAVGSGAEKALGMGTKPRGLPSTEELLIFLQELREEGHKATVLRSKDVYGYRSALSCPLTQDKLRALEKSQKPTAKRRGRKPPARKRDVHVHPSWRKAQRGSPRIQGTCPPEAPLCPPSAPVSWTRGPCAPQPCLRLTNLQDLPGAPTARLQIHTSWEPSSGPHSKQHLPPPPALSGIPLHPSQTNGEAPASLLRPWGLSCPVRHDGALIGDSAPTLYGPQAELGSNGVHGAHPQGSGSRRALANLRRKVIKVDHSRSVADARRKAQKILQLDLSPVIHIQPMPIKDYRHLQ, encoded by the coding sequence ATGGCTAACCTGCTGACCCGTCCGGCGGTGCTTCGACCCTTGACCTTCGCCATGGAGGAGAAGCAGGCTCTCCACTCGTGGAGCCGCGTCTCGTCGGCGGGCCAAAGCGTGGTCCTGGAGGCGCTGAAGATCCTGGGGCCCAAGCTTGGGCCCTCCCACCCTGGCACCCCAGCACAACTCGGCACCAGAAGGTCCAACAGCACCCAGGACCTGCCCAGCCCCCGACCCAACAGCCAGCAGGTCCTGCTGGCTGTTGGGTCAGGGGCGGAGAAGGCCCTGGGTATGGGCACCAAGCCGCGGGGGCTCCCTAGCACAGAGGAGCTCCTGAtcttcctgcaggagctgcGGGAGGAGGGCCACAAGGCCACGGTGCTGCGCAGTAAGGACGTGTACGGCTACCGCTCGGCCCTCAGCTGCCCCCTCACCCAGGACAAGCTCCGGGCCCTGGAGAAGAGCCAGAAACCCACCGCCAAGCGGAGGGGCCGGAAGCCGCCGGCCAGGAAGAGGGATGTGCATGTGCATCCGTCCTGGAGGAAGGCCCAGAGGGGGAGCCCCCGGATCCAGGGCACCTGCCCTCCAGAGgcacccctctgccccccctcgGCCCCGGTGAGCTGGACTCGGGGGCCCTGTGCTCCTCAGCCCTGCCTCAGACTGACCAACCTCCAGGACCTGCCCGGGGCCCCCACCGCCAGGCTCCAGATCCACACCAGCTGGGAGCCATCGTCGGGCCCCCACTCCAAGCagcacctccctcctcccccggcCCTCTCGGGGATCCCGCTCCACCCGTCCCAGACCAACGGCGAGGCCCCCGCCTCCCTGCTGAGACCCTGGGGCCTCTCCTGCCCCGTCCGCCACGACGGGGCCCTGATCGGAGACTCGGCCCCGACCCTCTACGGCCCCCAGGCCGAGCTGGGCAGCAACGGGGTCCACGGGGCCCACCCCCAGGGCAGCGGCAGCCGCAGGGCCCTGGCCAACCTGAGGAGGAAGGTGATCAAGGTGGACCACTCCCGGTCGGTGGCGGACGCCAGGCGGAAAGCACAGAAGATCCTGCAGCTGGACCTGTCCCCCGTCATCCACATACAGCCCATGCCCATTAAGGACTACCGGCACCTCCAGTGA
- the pdhb gene encoding pyruvate dehydrogenase E1 component subunit beta, mitochondrial: MASLSCVLRSGRNAAAVVLRREFHRSAPASVQVTVRDALNQAMDEELERDERVFLLGEEVAQYDGAYKISRGLWKKYGDARIIDTPITEMGFTGIAVGAAMAGLRPICEFMTFNFSMQAIDQVINSAAKTNYMSAGRQSVPIVFRGPNGASAGVGAQHSQCFAAWYGHCPGLKVVSPWSAEDARGLLKAAIRDDNPVVFLENELMYGVPFEMSEESLSKDFTIPFGKAKVERQGTHVTLVTHSRYVSFCLDAAAVLAKEGVECEVVNLRSIRPLDVETIEASVMKTNHLVTVEGGWPQFGVGAEICARVMEGPAFNFLDAPATRVTGVDVPMPYAKILEDNCLPQIKDIIFSIKKTLNI; encoded by the exons ATGGCGTCTCTGAGTTGTGTTCTCCGATCTGGAAGG AATGCTGCAGCGGTTGTCCTGCGGCGGGAGTTCCACAGAAGCGCCCCTGCTTCAGTGCAG GTGACGGTTCGGGATGCCCTGAACCAGGCCATGGACGAGGAGCTGGAGCGGGACGAGAGGGTCTTCCTACTGGGAGAGGAGGTGGCCCAGTACGATGGAGCCtacaag atcagCCGAGGTCTGTGGAAGAAGTATGGAGACGCACGCATCATCGACACTCCGATCACTGAG ATGGGGTTCACTGGCATTGCGGTCGGAGCGGCTATG GCTGGTCTCAGGCCCATCTGTGAGTTCATGACCTTCAACTTCTCCATGCAAGCCATCGACCAGGTCATCAACTCCGCGGCCAAGACCAACTACATGTCCGCCGGCCGCCAGTCGGTCCCCATCGTCTTCAGGGGGCCCAACGGCGCCTCGGCTGGCGTCGGCGCCCAGCACTCCCAGTGTTTCGCCGCATG GTACGGCCACTGTCCTggtctgaaggtcgtgagtccGTGGAGTGCTGAGGATGCCAGAGGTCTCCTCAAGGCCGCCATCAGAGACGACAACCCTG TGGTGTTCCTGGAGAACGAGCTGATGTACGGAGTTCCCTTCGAGATGTCCGAAGAGTCCCTGTCCAAAGACTTCACCATTCCCTTCGGCAAGGCCAAGGTCGAGAGGCAAG GAACTCACGTGACCCTGGTGACTCACTCGCGCTACGTGAGCTTCTGTCTGGACGCCGCCGCTGTCCTGGCTAAGGAGGGTGTGGAGTGTGAG GTGGTGAACCTGCGCAGCATCCGGCCCCTGGACGTGGAGACGATCGAGGCCAGCGTGATGAAGACCAACCACCTGGTGACGGTGGAGGGCGGCTGGCCGCAGTTCGGCGTGGGAGCCGAGATCTGCGCCCGCGTCATGGAGG ggccgGCGTTCAACTTCCTGGACGCCCCGGCCACCCGGGTGACGGGGGTGGACGTCCCCATGCCCTACGCCAAGATCCTGGAGGACAACTGCCTCCCGCAGATCAAAGACATCATCTTCTCCATCAAGAAGACCCTGAACATCTAG